A window from Theropithecus gelada isolate Dixy chromosome 1, Tgel_1.0, whole genome shotgun sequence encodes these proteins:
- the PIGR gene encoding polymeric immunoglobulin receptor, with the protein MLLFVLTCLLAVFPAISTKSPIFGPQEVSSVEGNSVSIKCYYPPTSVNRHTRKYWCRKGASGRCITLVSSEGYVSSNYAGRANLTNFPENGTFVVNIAQLSRDDSGHYKCGLGINSRGLSFDVSLEVSQGPELPNDTEVYTVDVGRTVTIKCPFKTENAPKTKALYKKIGQTSVLVIDSRNYVNPNYKDRIRLRIPGTGQLIFTVVIDRLRLSDHGLYLCQAGDGSNHDEKNADLQVLEPEPELVYEDLRGSVTFHCALGLEVANVAKFLCRVNSRETCDVVINTLGKRDSAFEGRILLNPQDKDGSFSVVITGLRKEDEGRYLCGAHSDGQLQEGWPIQAWQLFVNEESTIPRSPTVVKGVAGGSVAVLCPYNPKESKSLKYWCLWEGAQNGRCPLLVESQGLVQEQYEGRLSLLQEPGNGTFTVILNQLTTQDAGFYWCLTNGDTRWRTTVELKIIEGEPNLKVPGNVTAVLGETLNIPCHFPCKFSSYEKYWCKWSNTGCQTLPSQDEGPSEAFVNCDENSRLVSLTLNAVTRADEGWYWCGVKQGHFYGETAAVYVAVEEKKVAGSRDVSPAKADAAPDEKVLDSGVREIENKAIQNPRLFAEEKVVADTGDQAGGSRASVDSSSSEEQGGSSKALVSTLVPLGLVLALGAVVVGVARARHRKNVDRVSIRSYRTDISMSDFENSREFGANDNMGASSITQETSLGGKDEFVATPESTSETKEPKKAKRSSKEEAEMAYKDFLLQSSTMATEAQEGPQEA; encoded by the exons ATGCTGCTCTTCGTGCTCACCTGCCTGCTGGCGGTCTTCCCAG CCATCTCCACGAAGAGTCCCATATTTGGTCCCCAGGAGGTGAGTAGTGTGGAAGGCAACTCAGTGTCCATCAAGTGCTACTACCCACCCACCTCTGTCAACCGGCACACCCGGAAGTACTGGTGCCGGAAGGGAGCCAGTGGCCGCTGCATAACCCTCGTCTCCTCAGAGGGCTACGTCTCCAGCAACTATGCAGGCAGGGCTAACCTGACCAACTTCCCGGAGAACGGCACATTTGTGGTGAACATTGCCCAGCTGAGCCGGGATGACTCCGGGCACTACAAGTGTGGCCTGGGCATCAACAGCCGAGGCCTGTCGTTTGATGTCAGCCTGGAGGTCAGCCAGG GTCCTGAGCTCCCAAATGACACTGAAGTCTACACAGTGGACGTGGGCAGAACGGTGACCATCAAATGCCCTTTCAAGACTGAGAATGCTCCGAAGACGAAGGCCTTGTACAAGAAGATAGGCCAGACCTCTGTGCTGGTCATTGACTCCAGAAATTATGTGAATCCCAACTATAAGGACAGAATACGCCTTCGTATTCCAGGTACTGGCCAGTTAATTTTCACCGTTGTCATCGACCGACTCAGGCTCAGCGATCATGGACTGTATCTCTGCCAGGCCGGGGATGGTTCCAATCATGATGAGAAGAATGCTGACCTCCAAGTGCTAGAGCCCGAGCCCGAACTGGTTTATGAAGACCTGAGGGGCTCAGTGACCTTCCACTGTGCCCTGGGCCTTGAGGTGGCAAATGTGGCCAAATTTCTGTGCCGAGTGAACAGTAGGGAAACCTGTGACGTGGTCATCAACACACTGGGCAAGAGGGACTCAGCCTTTGAGGGCAGGATCCTGCTCAACCCCCAGGACAAGGATGGCTCATTCAGTGTGGTGATCACGGGCCTGAGGAAGGAGGATGAAGGGCGCTACCTGTGTGGAGCTCACTCGGATGGTCAGCTACAGGAAGGCTGGCCCATCCAGGCCTGGCAACTCTTCGTCAATGAGG AGTCCACGATTCCCCGCAGCCCTACTGTGGTGAAGGGGGTGGCAGGAGGCTCTGTGGCAGTGCTCTGCCCCTACAACCCTAAGGAAAGCAAAAGCCTCAAGTACTGGTGTCTCTGGGAAGGGGCCCAGAATGGCCGCTGCCCCCTGCTGGTGGAGAGCCAGGGGCTGGTTCAGGAGCAGTATGAGGGCCGCCTCTCCCTGCTCCAGGAGCCAGGCAATGGCACCTTCACTGTCATCCTCAACCAGCTCACCACACAGGACGCCGGCTTCTACTGGTGTCTGACCAACGGCGATACTCGCTGGAGGACCACCGTGGAGCTCAAGATTATCGAAG gagAACCAAACCTCAAGGTACCAGGGAATGTCACGGCTGTGCTGGGAGAGACTCTCAACATCCCCTGCCACTTCCCATGCAAATTCTCCTCGTATGAGAAATACTGGTGCAAGTGGAGTAACACAGGCTGCCAGACCCTGCCCAGCCAAGACGAAGGCCCCAGCGAGGCCTTCGTGAACTGTGACGAGAACAGCCGGCTTGTCTCCCTGACCCTGAACGCAGTGACCAGGGCAGACGAGGGCTGGTACTGGTGTGGAGTGAAGCAGGGCCACTTCTATGGAGAGACTGCAGCTGTCTATGTGGCAGTTGAAGAGAAGAAGGTAGCAG GGTCCCGCGATGTCAGCCCAGCGAAGGCAGACGCTGCTCCTGATGAGAAGGTGCTAGACTCTGGTGTCCGGGAGATTGAGAACAAAGCCATTCAGAATCCCAGGCTTTTTGCAGAGGAAAAGGTCGTGGCAGATACGGGAGATCAAGCTGGTGGGAGCAGAGCATCTGTGGATTCCAGCAG CTCTGAGGAACAAGGTGGGAGCTCCAAAGCGCTGGTCTCCACTCTGGTGCCCCTGGGCCTGGTGCTGGCACTGGGAGCCGTGGTTGTGGGGGTGGCCAGAGCCCGGCACAGGAAGAACGTCG ATCGAGTTTCAATCAGAAGCTACAGGACAGACATTAGCATGTCAGACTTCGAGAACTCCAGGGAATTTGGAGCCAATGACAACATGGGAGCCTCTTCGATCACTCAGGAGACATCCCTCGGAGGAAAAGATG AGTTTGTTGCCACCCCTGAGAGCACCTCGGAGACCAAAGAACCCAAGAAGGCAAAAAGg TCATCCAAGGAGGAAGCCGAGATGGCCTACAAAGACTTCCTGCTCCAGTCCAGCACTATGGCCACCGAGGCTCAGGAAGGCCCTCAGGAAGCCTAG